The following proteins come from a genomic window of Acinetobacter baumannii:
- the atpG gene encoding F0F1 ATP synthase subunit gamma encodes MANLKEIRAKVASIKSTQKITRAMQMVAASKMRRAQERMAQGRPYADNMRRVIAHLVQANPEYKHRYMVDRPVKRVGYIIVSSDRGLAGGLNINLFKKVVQHVKAQQEQSIEVQFALIGQKAVSFFKNYGGKVLGATTQIGDAPSLEQLTGSVQVMLDAFDKGELDRIYLVSNGFVNAMTQKPKVEQLVPLAPAEEGDDLNRTYGWDYIYEPEAEELLNGLLVRYIESMVYQGVIENVACEQSARMVAMKAATDNAGQLIKDLQLIYNKLRQAAITQEISEIVGGAAAV; translated from the coding sequence ATGGCAAATTTAAAAGAAATTCGCGCCAAAGTAGCTAGTATCAAGAGCACGCAAAAGATTACTCGCGCGATGCAAATGGTAGCTGCTTCAAAAATGCGTCGTGCGCAAGAGCGCATGGCTCAGGGCCGTCCGTATGCCGATAATATGCGCCGTGTAATTGCTCACTTGGTACAAGCAAACCCTGAATACAAACACCGTTATATGGTGGACCGCCCAGTTAAGCGTGTTGGTTACATCATTGTATCTTCAGATCGCGGTTTGGCAGGTGGTTTGAACATTAACTTGTTCAAGAAAGTTGTGCAGCATGTCAAAGCACAACAAGAGCAGTCAATTGAAGTTCAATTTGCTTTGATTGGTCAAAAAGCGGTTTCGTTTTTTAAGAATTACGGCGGTAAAGTGCTGGGTGCAACCACTCAAATTGGTGATGCCCCTAGTTTGGAACAGTTAACTGGCTCAGTGCAAGTTATGCTTGATGCATTTGATAAAGGCGAATTAGATCGTATCTATCTCGTATCAAATGGTTTCGTCAATGCAATGACACAAAAGCCTAAAGTTGAGCAACTTGTTCCTTTAGCACCAGCAGAAGAAGGCGATGACCTCAACCGTACTTATGGTTGGGATTACATCTATGAACCAGAAGCAGAAGAATTGCTAAATGGTTTATTAGTTCGCTATATCGAGTCTATGGTTTATCAAGGTGTGATTGAAAACGTCGCATGTGAGCAATCTGCACGTATGGTCGCAATGAAAGCAGCGACAGATAACGCAGGTCAGCTTATCAAAGACTTACAACTCATCTATAACAAGCTGCGTCAAGCCGCGATTACTCAGGAAATCTCTGAGATCGTTGGTGGTGCCGCTGCCGTTTAA
- a CDS encoding F0F1 ATP synthase subunit delta has translation MAELLTLARPYAKAAFAYASEQGATDNWSNALRVLSAAVQDEAFSAYLNRPELTPAEQVKLFAKVLGEDQSQAVSNFLTLLADNDRLVLLPEIAAEYEQLKSQNNNNVDVVIESAFPLTAEQEQLLKSALEKRFNSTVTVSVEVKPELIAGVVIRAGDQVIDDSALNKLEKMRTRLLA, from the coding sequence ATGGCTGAACTCTTGACGTTGGCACGTCCGTATGCCAAAGCAGCATTTGCTTATGCTTCTGAGCAAGGTGCAACAGACAATTGGTCGAATGCGTTACGAGTGCTCAGTGCTGCGGTGCAAGACGAAGCATTTTCCGCTTATTTAAATCGCCCTGAACTTACTCCTGCGGAGCAAGTGAAGCTTTTTGCTAAAGTTTTAGGTGAAGATCAGTCTCAAGCAGTGTCTAACTTTTTGACACTTCTTGCAGATAACGATCGATTAGTGTTGTTACCTGAAATTGCAGCAGAATATGAACAGCTTAAATCACAGAATAACAACAATGTGGATGTCGTGATTGAATCGGCTTTCCCGTTAACTGCTGAACAAGAGCAACTGTTGAAATCTGCTTTAGAAAAGCGTTTTAACAGCACAGTAACTGTTTCAGTTGAAGTTAAACCTGAGCTTATTGCAGGTGTTGTAATTCGTGCAGGCGATCAAGTGATAGATGATTCTGCGCTTAACAAGCTTGAAAAAATGCGTACTCGTCTTCTTGCATAA
- a CDS encoding transcriptional repressor, which translates to MSSCMHEHHDSLHGVHDHHNVASRLAEAETLCTAVGARLTPLRKEVLELILNASGPMGAYDLLARIKSQTDRPAAPPTVYRTLDFLLEKGLIHRLTSINAYIPCCHPREGHQAAFLICTECHTVKEASSQGLTQQLDQLAALDDFAAQHSIIEISGKCQQCRTAR; encoded by the coding sequence ATGAGTTCTTGCATGCATGAACATCATGATTCTTTGCATGGTGTACATGATCACCATAATGTCGCAAGTCGTTTAGCTGAAGCAGAAACTTTATGTACTGCGGTCGGTGCACGCCTTACGCCTTTGCGTAAAGAAGTTCTTGAACTCATTTTAAATGCTTCAGGTCCTATGGGTGCCTATGACTTATTAGCACGTATTAAAAGTCAAACAGATCGCCCTGCCGCCCCTCCTACTGTTTATAGAACTTTAGACTTTTTATTAGAAAAGGGTCTTATTCATCGCTTAACATCTATTAATGCTTATATACCATGCTGTCACCCACGTGAAGGTCATCAGGCTGCATTCCTGATTTGTACCGAATGTCACACGGTTAAAGAAGCATCTTCACAAGGTCTAACCCAACAACTTGACCAACTTGCAGCTTTAGATGATTTCGCAGCACAACACAGCATTATAGAAATTTCGGGGAAATGCCAGCAGTGCCGCACAGCTCGCTAA
- the atpD gene encoding F0F1 ATP synthase subunit beta, with translation MSSGRIIQIIGAVIDVEFERTSVPKIYDALQVDGTETTLEVQQQLGDGVVRTIAMGSTEGLKRGLTVTSTNAPISVPVGTATLGRIMDVLGRPIDEAGPVATEERLPIHRQAPSYAEQAASTDLLETGIKVIDLLCPFAKGGKVGLFGGAGVGKTVNMMELINNIAKAHSGLSVFAGVGERTREGNDFYHEMKDSNVLDKVAMVYGQMNEPPGNRLRVALTGLTMAEYFRDEKDENGKGRDVLLFVDNIYRYTLAGTEVSALLGRMPSAVGYQPTLAEEMGVLQERITSTKSGSITSIQAVYVPADDLTDPSPATTFAHLDATVVLSRDIASSGIYPAIDPLDSTSRQLDPLVVGQEHYEIARAVQNVLQRYKELKDIIAILGMDELAEEDKLVVYRARKIQRFFSQPFHVAEVFTGAPGKLVPLKETIRGFKGLLAGEYDHIPEQAFYMVGGIDEVIAKAEKL, from the coding sequence ATGAGTAGCGGTCGTATCATTCAGATCATCGGCGCGGTTATCGACGTCGAGTTTGAGCGCACAAGCGTTCCAAAGATCTATGACGCTCTCCAAGTTGACGGTACTGAAACTACTTTAGAAGTTCAGCAACAACTTGGTGATGGTGTTGTTCGTACCATCGCAATGGGTTCTACAGAAGGTCTTAAACGTGGTCTTACTGTAACTAGCACAAACGCACCGATCTCTGTTCCAGTTGGTACAGCCACTCTTGGCCGTATCATGGACGTTTTAGGTCGTCCTATCGATGAAGCAGGTCCTGTTGCGACTGAAGAACGTTTGCCGATTCACCGTCAAGCGCCTTCTTATGCTGAACAAGCAGCTTCTACTGACCTTTTAGAAACTGGTATTAAAGTCATCGACTTACTTTGCCCGTTTGCGAAAGGTGGTAAAGTTGGTTTATTCGGTGGTGCTGGTGTTGGTAAAACCGTTAACATGATGGAATTGATCAACAACATCGCGAAAGCACACTCAGGTTTATCTGTGTTTGCTGGTGTTGGTGAGCGTACTCGTGAAGGTAATGACTTCTATCACGAAATGAAAGATTCTAACGTTCTTGACAAAGTAGCAATGGTCTACGGTCAGATGAACGAGCCACCAGGTAACCGTTTACGCGTAGCGTTAACTGGTTTGACTATGGCTGAATACTTCCGTGATGAAAAAGACGAAAACGGTAAAGGTCGTGACGTATTATTATTCGTCGACAACATCTACCGTTATACACTTGCAGGTACTGAAGTATCAGCATTGTTAGGTCGTATGCCATCTGCGGTAGGTTACCAACCTACACTTGCAGAAGAAATGGGTGTTCTTCAAGAGCGTATTACATCTACTAAATCTGGTTCGATCACTTCGATCCAAGCAGTATATGTACCTGCCGATGACTTAACAGACCCATCGCCTGCAACTACATTTGCTCACTTAGACGCAACAGTAGTATTGAGCCGTGACATCGCATCTTCTGGTATCTATCCAGCGATCGATCCACTTGACTCAACTTCACGTCAGTTAGACCCATTAGTTGTTGGTCAAGAGCACTATGAAATTGCGCGCGCAGTACAAAACGTATTGCAACGCTATAAAGAGCTTAAAGACATCATCGCAATCTTGGGTATGGATGAATTGGCAGAAGAAGATAAATTGGTTGTTTACCGTGCGCGTAAAATCCAACGTTTCTTCTCTCAACCATTCCACGTAGCTGAAGTATTTACTGGTGCTCCTGGTAAATTAGTACCACTTAAAGAAACGATTCGTGGCTTTAAAGGTCTATTAGCTGGTGAATACGATCACATCCCAGAACAAGCGTTCTATATGGTTGGTGGTATTGACGAAGTGATTGCTAAAGCTGAGAAACTCTAA
- a CDS encoding glutathione peroxidase, producing the protein MTQSVYHIPVKAISGETVDLDQYKGKVLLIVNTASKCGLTPQYEGLEKLYQAKKDQGLEILGFPANNFKEQEPGSDEEIQQFCSLNYDVHFPLFSKISVAGEDKHPLYQVLTTAQPERIGEGPFRERLEGLGIPTNPAPEVLWNFEKFLINKNGEVVARFAPNLTADDEQIVKAVEAELAK; encoded by the coding sequence ATGACTCAATCTGTATATCATATTCCAGTAAAAGCTATTTCAGGCGAAACGGTTGACCTTGACCAATATAAAGGGAAAGTTTTATTAATCGTAAACACAGCGTCTAAATGTGGTTTAACTCCACAATACGAAGGTTTAGAAAAGCTGTATCAAGCAAAGAAAGATCAAGGTCTTGAAATCTTAGGCTTCCCTGCAAACAACTTTAAAGAACAAGAGCCTGGTTCGGATGAAGAAATTCAACAGTTCTGCTCATTAAACTACGATGTTCATTTCCCACTTTTCTCTAAAATCTCTGTAGCTGGCGAAGATAAACATCCACTTTATCAAGTGCTAACAACAGCTCAACCAGAACGTATTGGAGAAGGTCCTTTCCGTGAGCGCTTAGAAGGTTTAGGTATTCCTACTAACCCTGCCCCTGAAGTGTTATGGAACTTCGAGAAATTCCTAATAAATAAAAACGGTGAAGTTGTTGCGCGTTTTGCTCCTAACTTAACGGCAGACGATGAACAAATTGTAAAAGCAGTTGAAGCGGAATTAGCTAAATAA
- a CDS encoding ATP synthase subunit I: MSQTSRLIDRRLAKALVFLQACMIPVSALVAWSIKDMTAALSAALGALVCWLATSYFAWQSFRTAGARASKQVLSNMYRGMLGKFAIMIVGFILILSNVKPLSPLALLFGFILVQAMSWVAPFWVSRLQKRV; encoded by the coding sequence ATGAGCCAAACTAGTCGCTTGATTGACCGACGATTAGCAAAAGCTTTGGTCTTCTTACAAGCATGCATGATCCCTGTTTCCGCACTTGTGGCGTGGAGCATAAAAGACATGACAGCAGCATTAAGTGCGGCACTTGGTGCATTGGTCTGCTGGCTTGCTACGAGCTATTTTGCGTGGCAATCCTTCAGAACTGCAGGTGCGAGAGCATCTAAACAAGTGCTGTCTAACATGTATAGGGGCATGTTAGGCAAATTTGCAATCATGATCGTTGGATTTATTTTGATTTTGAGCAATGTTAAACCTTTATCACCGTTAGCATTGCTGTTTGGTTTTATTCTCGTTCAAGCGATGTCGTGGGTTGCTCCTTTTTGGGTGTCACGTCTACAAAAACGGGTATAG
- the atpE gene encoding F0F1 ATP synthase subunit C — protein sequence MELTLGLVAIASAILIAFGALGTAIGFGLLGGRFLEAVARQPELAPQLQTRMFLIAGLLDAVPMIGVGIGLFFIFANPFVG from the coding sequence ATGGAACTCACTTTAGGTCTAGTTGCAATTGCATCTGCTATCTTGATCGCTTTCGGTGCTTTGGGTACTGCGATTGGTTTTGGTCTTTTGGGTGGTCGCTTTTTAGAAGCTGTTGCTCGTCAACCAGAATTAGCTCCACAACTTCAAACTCGTATGTTCTTAATCGCGGGTCTTCTTGATGCTGTGCCTATGATCGGTGTTGGTATTGGCTTGTTCTTCATCTTCGCTAATCCATTTGTAGGTTAA
- a CDS encoding metal ABC transporter solute-binding protein, Zn/Mn family codes for MFRVFVFSMFSLMSTLGWSQGLVVSTHPIYLIAKEITKGVEEPQLLLQGQSGHDVQLTPAHRKAINDASLVIWLGKAHEAPLNKLLSNNKKAIALLDSGILSILPQRNTRGAALPNTVDTHVWLEPNNAVRIGFFIAALRSQQHPENKAKYWNNANTFARNMLQAAQAYDSSSNGKPYWSYHDAYQYLERSLNLKFAGALTDDPHVAPTAAQIKYLNDSRPKAQMCLLAESFTTKGQYQKLGSITFQPVDESMNNEDNFVTAWKKLAIKTDKCVLNTQK; via the coding sequence ATGTTCCGCGTTTTTGTTTTCAGTATGTTCTCTCTTATGAGTACGTTAGGTTGGAGTCAGGGTTTGGTTGTCTCTACGCACCCAATCTATTTGATTGCAAAAGAAATTACCAAAGGAGTTGAAGAACCCCAGTTATTGCTTCAAGGGCAAAGTGGGCATGATGTACAGTTAACACCGGCACACCGTAAAGCAATTAACGATGCTTCTTTAGTGATCTGGTTAGGAAAAGCTCATGAAGCTCCGCTCAACAAATTGCTAAGTAACAATAAGAAAGCAATTGCTTTGTTAGATAGCGGTATTCTTTCTATTTTGCCGCAGCGCAATACACGGGGGGCTGCGCTACCAAATACTGTGGATACGCATGTCTGGCTAGAACCAAACAATGCAGTACGTATTGGCTTTTTTATTGCAGCTTTACGTTCACAACAGCATCCTGAAAACAAAGCGAAGTATTGGAATAATGCGAATACATTTGCACGAAATATGTTACAGGCGGCTCAAGCTTACGATAGCTCAAGCAACGGTAAACCGTATTGGTCTTATCATGATGCTTATCAATATTTGGAGCGTTCGCTAAACTTAAAGTTTGCGGGTGCCTTAACGGATGATCCGCATGTAGCTCCTACAGCGGCACAAATAAAGTACCTTAATGATAGTCGACCAAAAGCTCAGATGTGTTTACTTGCAGAAAGTTTTACAACAAAAGGGCAATATCAAAAACTGGGTAGTATTACCTTCCAACCCGTTGATGAAAGTATGAATAATGAAGATAATTTTGTAACAGCATGGAAGAAACTGGCGATAAAAACTGATAAATGTGTATTAAATACGCAAAAGTGA
- a CDS encoding F0F1 ATP synthase subunit epsilon has protein sequence MATMQCDVVSVKESIYSGAVTMLIAKGAGGELGILPGHAPLVTLLQPGPIRVLLENGTEEIVYVSGGVLEVQPHVVTVLADTAIRADNLDEAAILEARKNAEQLLANQKSDLDSAAALAALAETAAQLETIRKIKNRAQ, from the coding sequence ATGGCGACTATGCAATGTGATGTCGTAAGTGTTAAAGAGTCAATTTACTCTGGCGCAGTGACGATGTTAATCGCGAAAGGTGCAGGTGGTGAACTTGGTATTTTGCCTGGTCACGCTCCACTTGTAACCTTGCTTCAACCGGGCCCGATTCGTGTTCTGTTGGAAAATGGTACAGAAGAAATCGTCTATGTATCTGGCGGTGTTTTAGAAGTTCAACCTCATGTTGTGACGGTTCTTGCAGATACTGCAATCCGTGCTGACAATTTGGATGAAGCTGCAATTTTAGAAGCACGTAAAAATGCTGAACAATTGCTTGCAAACCAAAAGAGTGATTTGGACTCAGCTGCTGCGTTGGCTGCCTTGGCAGAAACCGCTGCACAGCTTGAAACTATCCGTAAAATCAAAAACCGCGCTCAATAA
- the atpB gene encoding F0F1 ATP synthase subunit A, producing MAAEEHALTSTEYIKHHLTNMTYGKMPDGTWKLAETAEEAHSMGFTAIHLDSMGWSIGLGVIFCLLFWIVARAANAGVPTKFQSAIEMIIEFVDSSVRDTFHGKSRLIAPLALTIFVWIFLMNLMDLIPVDWIPQVAAFVGANVFGMDPHHVYFKIVPSTDPNITLGMSLSVFVLILFYSIREKGVGGFVGELALNPFNPSNPVAKALLIPVNLILELVTFLARPISLALRLFGNMYAGELIFILIALLPFWIQWALSVPWAIFHILVITLQAFIFMMLTIVYLSMASEKH from the coding sequence ATGGCTGCTGAAGAACATGCCCTCACTTCGACAGAGTATATCAAGCATCACTTGACCAATATGACCTATGGCAAAATGCCAGATGGTACATGGAAATTGGCTGAGACTGCTGAAGAAGCTCATTCGATGGGGTTCACTGCAATTCACTTGGATTCAATGGGTTGGTCAATTGGCCTTGGTGTGATTTTCTGTTTGTTATTTTGGATAGTTGCGAGAGCTGCAAATGCTGGCGTTCCAACAAAATTCCAATCTGCAATTGAAATGATCATTGAGTTTGTTGACTCAAGTGTCCGTGATACTTTTCATGGCAAATCACGTTTAATCGCTCCACTTGCACTCACTATTTTCGTGTGGATTTTCCTCATGAACTTAATGGACTTGATCCCAGTTGACTGGATTCCTCAAGTTGCTGCATTTGTGGGTGCTAACGTATTTGGTATGGACCCTCACCACGTTTACTTCAAGATCGTTCCATCTACAGATCCAAACATTACCCTTGGTATGTCTTTATCTGTGTTTGTACTTATCTTGTTCTACAGCATCCGCGAAAAGGGTGTTGGCGGTTTCGTAGGCGAGTTGGCACTTAACCCATTTAACCCAAGTAATCCAGTTGCAAAAGCGTTGCTTATTCCAGTGAACTTGATTTTGGAATTGGTAACATTCCTTGCTCGTCCTATTTCATTGGCTCTCCGACTATTCGGTAACATGTATGCCGGTGAGTTGATCTTTATCCTGATCGCATTATTGCCGTTCTGGATTCAATGGGCGTTATCTGTGCCTTGGGCGATCTTCCACATTCTTGTAATCACGTTGCAGGCATTCATCTTTATGATGCTTACCATCGTTTACTTGAGCATGGCAAGCGAAAAACATTAA
- the atpA gene encoding F0F1 ATP synthase subunit alpha, which translates to MQQLNPSEISALIKQRIGDLDTSATAKNEGTIVMVSDGIVRIHGLADAMYGEMIEFDGGLFGMALNLEQDSVGAVVLGNYLSLQEGQKARCTGRVLEVPVGPELLGRVVDALGNPIDGKGPIDAKLTDAVEKVAPGVIWRQSVDQPVQTGYKSVDTMIPVGRGQRELIIGDRQTGKTAMAIDAIIAQKNSGIKCVYVAIGQKQSTIANVVRKLEETGAMAYTTVVAAAAADPAAMQYLAPYSGCTMGEYFRDRGEDALIIYDDLSKQAVAYRQISLLLRRPPGREAYPGDVFYLHSRLLERASRVSAEYVEKFTNGAVTGKTGSLTALPIIETQAGDVSAFVPTNVISITDGQIFLETSLFNAGIRPAVNAGISVSRVGGSAQTKIIKKLSGGIRTALAQYRELAAFAQFASDLDEATRKQLEHGQRVTELMKQKQYAPYSIADQAVSVYASNEGYMADVEVKKIVDFDAALIAYFRSEYAPLMKQIDETGDYNKDIEAAIKAGIESFKATQTY; encoded by the coding sequence ATGCAACAACTGAATCCATCCGAGATCAGTGCGCTCATTAAACAGCGTATCGGAGATCTGGACACCAGCGCGACCGCTAAAAACGAAGGTACCATTGTTATGGTATCCGACGGTATCGTGCGTATTCACGGTCTTGCTGATGCAATGTACGGTGAAATGATCGAATTCGACGGCGGCTTATTTGGTATGGCACTGAACCTAGAACAGGATTCAGTGGGTGCCGTTGTTTTAGGTAACTACCTAAGCCTTCAAGAAGGTCAAAAAGCTCGTTGTACAGGTCGTGTTTTAGAAGTTCCAGTTGGTCCTGAACTTCTTGGCCGTGTCGTAGATGCTTTGGGTAACCCAATTGATGGTAAAGGCCCAATTGATGCAAAATTAACTGATGCTGTTGAAAAAGTAGCACCAGGTGTAATTTGGCGTCAATCTGTAGACCAACCTGTTCAAACTGGTTATAAATCAGTTGATACCATGATTCCTGTGGGTCGTGGTCAGCGTGAGTTGATTATTGGTGACCGTCAAACTGGTAAAACAGCAATGGCGATCGATGCGATTATCGCTCAGAAAAACTCTGGCATTAAATGTGTATACGTTGCGATTGGTCAAAAACAATCAACAATTGCAAACGTTGTACGTAAGCTAGAAGAAACTGGCGCTATGGCGTATACAACTGTTGTCGCTGCTGCGGCTGCTGATCCTGCTGCAATGCAGTATTTAGCTCCGTACTCTGGCTGTACAATGGGTGAATACTTCCGTGACCGCGGTGAAGACGCTCTTATCATTTATGATGATTTGTCTAAGCAAGCTGTTGCTTACCGTCAAATTTCATTGCTTTTACGTCGTCCACCAGGTCGTGAAGCGTATCCAGGTGACGTATTCTATCTTCACTCACGTCTTCTTGAACGTGCTTCACGTGTATCTGCTGAATACGTTGAGAAATTCACTAATGGCGCAGTAACTGGTAAAACTGGTTCTTTAACTGCATTGCCAATTATTGAAACTCAAGCAGGTGACGTATCTGCATTCGTACCAACAAACGTAATTTCGATTACTGACGGTCAGATCTTCTTAGAAACATCATTATTCAACGCAGGTATCCGTCCTGCTGTGAACGCGGGTATCTCTGTATCTCGTGTTGGTGGTTCTGCTCAAACTAAGATCATCAAAAAATTGTCTGGTGGTATCCGTACCGCTTTAGCGCAATACCGTGAATTGGCTGCGTTTGCTCAGTTTGCTTCTGACCTTGATGAAGCAACTCGTAAACAACTTGAACATGGTCAACGTGTAACTGAGTTAATGAAGCAAAAACAATATGCTCCTTACTCAATTGCTGACCAAGCTGTTTCTGTTTATGCATCTAACGAAGGCTATATGGCTGACGTAGAAGTTAAGAAAATCGTAGACTTTGATGCTGCGTTAATTGCTTACTTCCGTTCAGAATATGCTCCGTTGATGAAACAAATCGATGAAACTGGTGACTACAACAAAGACATCGAAGCAGCAATCAAAGCTGGTATTGAAAGCTTTAAAGCGACTCAAACTTACTAA
- a CDS encoding F0F1 ATP synthase subunit B — translation MNINLTLIGQAIAFAFFVAFCMKFVWPPLINAISERQRKIADGLNAAEKAKADLADAQAQVKQELDAAKAQAAQLIEQANRRAAQLIEEARTQAAAEGERIRQQAKEAVDQEINSAREELRQQVAALAVTGAEKILNQQVDAEAHNAMLSQLAAKL, via the coding sequence ATGAATATCAACCTCACATTGATTGGTCAAGCGATTGCGTTTGCGTTTTTTGTCGCATTCTGCATGAAGTTTGTTTGGCCACCACTAATCAATGCGATTAGTGAGCGTCAGCGCAAAATCGCTGATGGCTTAAATGCAGCAGAAAAAGCGAAAGCTGACCTTGCCGATGCACAAGCGCAAGTAAAGCAAGAGCTTGATGCGGCTAAAGCACAAGCGGCTCAATTGATCGAACAAGCGAACCGTCGTGCAGCGCAATTGATCGAAGAAGCTCGTACTCAAGCTGCGGCTGAAGGTGAGCGTATTCGTCAACAGGCTAAAGAAGCTGTTGATCAGGAAATCAATTCTGCTCGCGAAGAATTACGTCAACAAGTAGCTGCCTTGGCAGTAACTGGTGCAGAAAAGATCCTGAACCAACAAGTTGATGCAGAAGCTCATAACGCCATGCTGTCTCAGCTGGCTGCTAAACTTTAA
- a CDS encoding AraC family transcriptional regulator: MKNEDQQFSLLESIEVHEFLYEKEDIVRPHASLWGDFNFSLNGILEIQVEEQIYLSPPSYGLWIPPQTVHQSTHIDHEIHYICIRLHPRLCSILGDICRCFSIQPFFRTLVLQILEQQKQTEKPEYLEHLLQVLFDQLQQAPAYSHYLPQTRHPVLLPILEKLSDPLLFNLSLQQLLQNFSVSDRHLLRLSQQELQLSLSEWRNRAKIVYAIHQIRQGTPIKRLAYDLGYQHSSSFIEFFKRYTGQTPVQIRNN; the protein is encoded by the coding sequence ATGAAAAATGAGGACCAACAATTTTCTTTATTAGAGAGTATAGAAGTTCATGAATTTCTATACGAGAAAGAAGATATTGTTCGTCCTCATGCTTCACTATGGGGCGATTTCAATTTTAGTTTAAATGGTATTTTAGAAATACAGGTAGAAGAGCAAATATACTTGTCTCCTCCAAGCTATGGGCTTTGGATTCCCCCTCAAACGGTTCATCAATCTACCCATATCGATCATGAAATTCATTATATCTGCATTCGTTTACATCCTCGGCTTTGCTCTATTTTAGGAGATATCTGCCGATGCTTTAGTATTCAGCCCTTCTTTCGAACCTTAGTTTTACAAATATTGGAACAGCAAAAACAAACGGAAAAGCCTGAATATTTAGAACATCTTTTACAGGTTTTATTCGATCAATTACAACAAGCACCCGCCTATTCTCATTATTTACCACAAACACGGCATCCTGTTTTACTGCCAATTTTAGAAAAGCTTTCAGACCCATTACTTTTTAATCTCTCTTTACAGCAGCTACTTCAGAACTTTTCTGTCAGTGATCGTCATTTATTACGCTTAAGCCAACAAGAACTACAACTTTCACTATCCGAATGGCGTAATCGAGCCAAAATTGTTTACGCCATTCATCAGATCCGTCAAGGAACACCGATTAAACGCCTAGCATACGATTTAGGATATCAACACAGCTCAAGTTTTATCGAATTTTTTAAAAGATATACAGGCCAAACACCTGTTCAAATCAGAAATAATTAG